The region CTTCAAACCAGAGGATGCAAAGAAGCTACTTATGAAAACTCACTAAAACATGGAGTATATCTTTGTGAGAGAGGAAACTCTTTTGGCTATGGAAATATGGTTGTAGATATGCGAAACTTAGTGACTATGAGAGAGTTTGCACCAGTTATCTTTGATGCTACTCATTCTGTTCAGATGCCAACAGCAGTTGGTGGAAAAACTGGCGGAGACTCTTCTATGGTTCCATACCTTGCATCTGGAGCTGCCGCGGTTGGTGTTGATGGCTTTTTTATGGAGACACACTTCGATCCAAGTGTAGCACTAAGTGATGGACCAAATATGATAAAACTAGATGAGTTAGATGCTCTAATAACAAAAATTAAGAAGATAAGAGAAATTTAAATTCTAGTTCCACCTCTCCTGAGGTGGAATTAAAAAGTATGCATTCCATCTCTGGAGAGATGGAACGAGAAAAAAGTATACATTCCATCTCAGGAGAGATGGAACGAGAGAAGTATGCATTCCATCTCTGGAGAGATGGAACGAGAGAAATAACAAAAATTAAAAAGATACAGGAGATATAGATATGAAGTTAGTTGAGGGTAAGTTAAAAGTAGTTAACGGTAAAAAAATTGCTATCGTTAGTACAAGATGGAATCACTTTATAGTTGATAGATTAGTTGAAGGTGCAGAGGATGCATTTAAACGTCATGGTGGAAATGAAGATGAACTTACACATGTTCTAATCCCTGGAGCGTTCGAACTTCCAATGGTGATTGACCAATTGCTTGCTTCTGGAAAATACGATGCAGTTTGTGCTTTAGGTGCGGTTATTCGTGGAGCTACTCCTCACTTTGATTATGTATCTGCTGAGGCTACAAAAGGAATCGCAACTATGAGCTTAAAGTATCAAAAACCTGTCTCTTTTGGTCTTTTAACAACTGATACAATTGAGCAAGCTATAGAGAGAGCCGGCACTAAAGCTGGAAATAAAGGTTTTGAAGCGATGACTACAGTTATCGAGATGCTAGACCTTTACGAGAATATATAAATAGAGATTAAAAAATATATGCATTCCACCTCGGGAGAGGTAGAGCGAGAGGATAGACACTAGTGTCGTGGGCTTCCTGCCGAAGGAATCATAGCGATAGCGTAGTCAAAGGAATTACTTCCTTTGGTGTACTAAATAGATGAAGGGTTACCTTCATTTTGTGAAATAAAATTAAGGGAATAATAATGGCAACTAGACATCACGCCAGAATGGCAGTAGTAAGCTTACTTTATGCTTATGATTTAGGAAACGGAAGTATTGCTGAACATACAGATGAGATTTTAGAAGAGAAAAAAATTCGCAACAAACAAAAAGATTTTGCATTGGCTCTTTTTGATGGTGTTATGAAAAATCTTGAAACTTGTGATAAAGCTATCATTGAGCACTTAAAAGAGTGGGATTTTGAGAGACTTGGAAGTATTGAGAGAGCTACTCTTAGACTTGCAACTTATGAGATTTTATATGGTGAACTTGACTCTGCTGTGGTTATAAATGAAGCTGTTGAGATTACAAAAGCTTTTGGAACTGAACAATCTCCTAAGTTTATAAATGGTGTTTTGGACGCAATTTCAAAAGATAAGTAAAAATGAAAAGATTAACTAAGCAAGAAGCACTAGACTTAATCAAAAATGCTGACTTAAAAGAACTTGGACGAATGGCATCTGCGCGTAAAAAAGAGTTGCATCCAAAAGGCATAACAACTTTTGTTGTTGATAGAAATATTAACTATACAAATATTTGCTGGGTGGATTGTAAATTTTGTGCTTTTTATAGACATGAAAAAGATGCAGATGCTTATGTTTTAACATTTGATGAGATAGATGCAAAGATTGATGAGCTTTTAGAAATTGGCGGAACTCAGATACTTTTTCAAGGTGGAGTGCATCCAAAGTTAAAGATAGAGTGGTATGAAGATTTAGTTGAACATATTCATACTAAATATCCCGATATCACAATTCACGGTTTTTCTTCTATTGAGATAGATTTTATAGCTAAAGTTTCTCGCATTAGTGTTGAAGAAGTTTTAGAGAGACTAAAAGCAAAAGGTCTTGCATCTATACCTGGTGCTGGAGCTGAAATACTTAGCGATAAGGTTCGCGATATTATTGCACCTAAAAAGATTGACTCTGAAGTTTGGATAGATATACATAGGAAAGCTCATAAGCTTGGCATCATGAGTACAGCTACAATGATGTATGGAACTGTTGAGAGCGATGAAGATATAATAGAGCACTTTGATATGATAAGACGTCTTCAAGATGAAACTCTCGGATTCCGTGCTTTTATCATGTGGAGTTTTCAAGGGCAAAATACTGAGCTTCTAAGACTTATCCCAGATATGGATAAACCATCTTCAAATAGATACTTAAGACTTTTAGCAGTTGCAAGACTCTATCTTGATAATGTGCCAAATATCCAAAGTTCATGGGTAACTCAAGGTGCTTATATAGGTCAAATGGCTCTTAGATTTGGAGCAAATGATTTAGGCTCTACTATGATGGAAGAGAATGTTGTAAGTTCTGCTGGTGCTGCTTATTCAATGGCAAAAGAAGAGATGGTAGCTCTTATCAAAGATATAGGCGAAATACCAGCTGTAAGAAATACAGCATACGAGACTTTAGAAAAATTCGCGTAGGAAATTTAATGAAAAAAATAATCTTTACTTTAATAATTACAGGACAACTAATGATAGCAGCAACTATAGAGTACATTGAAACAAACGGATTAAAAGTTCCCGTAATATTTGAACAAGATAAAAGACTTCCTCTTGTAACTATGCAGTTTATTTTTCAAAATAGTGGAAGCATAACAAACACAGATAAAGCAGGACTTGCAAAATTTAGTGCAAGAGTTATGGGTGAGGGAACTAAAAAGATGGGTTCATCTGCTTTTGCGGAATCTTTAGAGAGCAAGGCTATTCATATAGCTTCTTCTGCAGGAGCGGAGACTTTTGTTATGGAAGTTGGTTGTTTAAAAGAGGAGTTTTCTGAGGGACTTAAAAAATTTGATGACTTATTAAAAGATCCAAATTTTTCTAAAGAAGCAATCTCTAAAGTAAAAACTACAACTCTAGGCTCACTTAGTTCAAAAGCAAATGATTTTGATTATGTCACATCTAATGAATTAAATGCGATTTTATTTAAAGGAACTCCGCTAGCAAACCCTTCATCTGGAACAATAAAGAGTGTAGAGAGCATAAAACTTGAAGATGTAAAACAATTTGTAAAAGAACATCTTGTAAGCTCTAGACTTATAGTAGTTATTGGTGGTGATGTAGATATAGATGTCACAAAAAAAGATATAGAAAAGATAATAAAAGCTATGCCAAAAGGGGAACTGACTCCTTTAGCTCACTATGATGTTACAAAAACAGCAACTGAATCTATCTTAAAAAGAGATACTCAACAAGCTTATGTGTATTTTGGTTCACCATATAATATAAAGTATGATTCAGAGGATTATTATAAAGCAAGAGTAGCTACTTTCATACTTGGAACCGGAGGCTTTGGTTCACGTTTGATGGAAGAGATTAGAGTTAAAAAAGGTTTGGCTTATTCAGCTTATGCAAGAGTCAGCGTAAGTAAATCTAGTAGCTATATGACAGGATATTTACAAACAAAACTAGACTCTTTAGATGAAGCGCAAAAAACTGTTAAAGAAGTCATTGCAGAGTTTGTAAAAAATGGTGTAACTGAAGATGAACTAGATCAAACTAAAAAGTTTTTACTAGGAAGTGAACCATTAAGAGTTGAGACTATGAGTCAAAGGCTAAACCGTACATTTATGGAGTTTTACAAGGGTCAAGACTTAGGTCATTCTGTAAAAGAGTTAGAGTTAGTTAAAAAGTTAAAATTAAAAGATTTAAATGAGTTTATTAAAAATCATAAAGAGATTTTAGAAATGAGTTTTGCAATAGTTACTAAGTAATTATTGCAATTTGCAATGTTTTTGCGTGAGATTTGTAAAATAAGGTAGCATTAGATACCTAAGGATAAAAAATGAAACTCACTAAAGATATAGAGACAAAGTTTAATAAGCTAGGTATTAACTTTTGGTGTGAACTTGCTCTAAACATCCCTCACTCTTATGAAGATCTCACCCTTCATGATAGCATCCAAATAGGGAAAGCTCAACTTATAGATGCAACAGTTGAGTCAGTTTTTCGTGCTCCAAATACAATTCAAATAACTTTTTTTTCACATAACTTAGGTCACAGTGTAAATGGTGTTTTATTTCGTCCAAAACCATATATGATGCATCAGTTCAAAGTAGGTGATAGAGATTTTTTTTATGGAGTCATAGAGTGTAAAAGTGGAAATTGTAGCATGAGTATGCCGCGAAAAACTGCAAATGTAGGTGCTATAACTCCAAAATACAAATCAGCACTAAGAGGCGATGTTATGCTTCGTTTAATCCAAAATAATCTTACACTTGAAAAACTAATGATTGAGGGCGTAAAAGAGGAGATAGCACAGAAGATTTTAAAACTACATCTTCCAAGTGAGCATCTTATAAATCCAAAAGAGCTAGATGCTAAAACTATAGATGCTATAAAGTATTTGGAACTATTTACTTACATGAAGCGCTTATCAGCAAAAAGAAGATATTTTGAGCCTATAGTAAAAGTAGATGCTGAGTATAAAACTTGGGCATCTTCACTTCCTTTTGAATTAACAGCACAACAGCTAGATGCAATAGAAGATATAAAAAAAGATTTTAACAAAGACGTAGCATCTAAGCGCATGGTGGTTGGAGATGTTGGAAGTGGTAAGACAATGGTTATCCTTGCATCTGCATATATGATGCTACCTTATCGCTCTATTTTGATGGCACCTACAACTATTCTTGCAAATCAACTTTTTGAAGAGGCTCAAAAGTTTTTGCCAAATGCTAAAAGTGTTTTAGTGACTAACAAATCCAAGAAGATAGATTTAAATGAGTATGATTTCATTATAGGAACTCATGCTCTTTTATATAGAGAACTCCCAGATGCTGGACTTGTTATGGTTGATGAACAGCATCGTTTTGGAACTGCTCAGAGAAATATGTTAGAGAAGTTAGTTAGTAGCGGAGTAAAAAAACCACACTTTTTGCAGTTTAGTGCCACTCCAATTCCAAGAACTCAAGCAATGATAGAGACAGCGCATATAGATGTAAGTCTTATAACTTCAACCCCATTTGCAAAAGATATAACAAGCAGAGTTATACACAAGAGTGATTTTAAAGATTTACTTCATCATATAGAGTCTGAAATAAGTAAAAATAAGCAAGTACTTTTGGTTTATCCTTTGGTTGAGCAGAGTGAAGTTTTGGAGTATCAAAGCATCGAAGAAGCACGTGGATATTGGGAGAAAAACTTTAGTGGTGTTTATGTAACTCACGGTAAAGACAAACAAAAAGAAGAGGTTCTTTTAGAGTTTCGCCAAAAAGGAAATATTTTAATAGCTACAACGGTCGTAGAAGTTGGCATCTCTTTGCCTAGACTTACAACTGTTGTAATAGTTGGAGCTGAGAGATTAGGACTTTCAACTTTGCACCAACTTAGAGGAAGAGTTAGTAGAACAGGATTAAAAGGTTATTGTTATCTTTATACAAATCAAAACAAGTCTGATAGATTGGATAGGTTTGTAACAACTGCTAGCGGTTTTGATATAGCAAATTTGGACTTGAAGTTTAGAAAAAGTGGTGATTTGCTTAAAGGTTCTTCACAGAGTGGAAGTCAGTTTAAATGGGTTGATTTGGCGGAAGATTTAGAGATAGTTAAGAGTGTAAAAAAAGACTTAGTTCCAACTAATTAAGCAGAAACTACTTTTGTCTATATTGTGAGTTTCGGTGAACATTTTTCTTTGAAAAACATTCCCTACACTCAAAGCCAAAGGCACTATTAATATAATCCGAATTTACCGTCATTTCTTTTGTATAGAACACGAGTTTTATCTTCGTTATCTAAGAAAATTTCAAACATTTTATCGCCTTCTTTTAGGTCGTTTAAAACATCTTCAACTTCACGAGGTTTGTAAAGGTCAAGTGCTACAGGAACGATTTCATCTTCGTTAGCTTCAGCTTCTTCTTTTACATTTACATTTTCAGCTTTAATTTCGTTAATACCTACTTTACGGTGAGTAGTATCTTTGTCGTGCATACGACGTAAAGCTTTTTGCGCTCTAGCAACAGCTAAATCCACAGCTGCATATAAATCATCATCATTTTGTTTAATGATTACAGAGTTTTTATGAGCAAGATTGATAACAAACTCAACCACAGAGTGTTCTTTGCCTTTTTTTGTTTGAGTAGAAGCTACAACATTTACAGAAATGATATCCATATTGTATTTAGTTAAAGTTTCAATAGATGTATTCATATGAGCTTTGATTGGCTCAGTTAATTCTAAATGTCTTCCCGTAAGAGAAATATTCATTTATAGTCCTTTAATAATTGATTTTGCAATTATAGCATCAAATATTTTATAATAACTATAATTTCTGGATGCTTCTTCTGAAATAGCGGATTGGTTCAGTTCCTTGGTTTGTTGTTACGCTTATATCCATAAGAACTGTACCGTTTGTATCTGGATAATTTATTGTTGAATTATTATAATCAACCCCATGAGGTGCTACTGCTGTTAGACAAGGAGAAGGACTTGTGTAAACATATTGCAAACTCACATCTATATTGTAGATGCCATCATGTGTAAAACTGAAATTTTCTTGTTCACATGGTGCTACTTGTGATATTCTTAACATAGCATATTCTGAAGCACTATGAGCCAATAATGCTGATTGTTCATAAAGATATAGGTCTGTTGTTCTCTTGGCTGTTTGTGTAGTTAGTGTAAGTGATAGAGCCATTATAGTTGATATAACTACTAAAACTATGATAGCCATCATCATAGCCATAGCATTTTTATGTGTTTTTGTTCTTTGAGAGTTATTCATTAAGTTGTTTCTATCTCCCCTAGAAGTAGATTTGCAGAGCATTAATATATTGTTTTTTCTTTGCATACTGAATACTCCTCATTGGTTAATAAACTTTTTACACATACCTGTATTTTTATAAGTGATCCAGCGGCTCTAAATTGAAATGAGCTTACATTGTTCATAATTAGACTGCTTTGTGCATCTGTGTTATAAACT is a window of uncultured Sulfurimonas sp. DNA encoding:
- the ribE gene encoding 6,7-dimethyl-8-ribityllumazine synthase, whose amino-acid sequence is MKLVEGKLKVVNGKKIAIVSTRWNHFIVDRLVEGAEDAFKRHGGNEDELTHVLIPGAFELPMVIDQLLASGKYDAVCALGAVIRGATPHFDYVSAEATKGIATMSLKYQKPVSFGLLTTDTIEQAIERAGTKAGNKGFEAMTTVIEMLDLYENI
- a CDS encoding dehypoxanthine futalosine cyclase produces the protein MKRLTKQEALDLIKNADLKELGRMASARKKELHPKGITTFVVDRNINYTNICWVDCKFCAFYRHEKDADAYVLTFDEIDAKIDELLEIGGTQILFQGGVHPKLKIEWYEDLVEHIHTKYPDITIHGFSSIEIDFIAKVSRISVEEVLERLKAKGLASIPGAGAEILSDKVRDIIAPKKIDSEVWIDIHRKAHKLGIMSTATMMYGTVESDEDIIEHFDMIRRLQDETLGFRAFIMWSFQGQNTELLRLIPDMDKPSSNRYLRLLAVARLYLDNVPNIQSSWVTQGAYIGQMALRFGANDLGSTMMEENVVSSAGAAYSMAKEEMVALIKDIGEIPAVRNTAYETLEKFA
- the nusB gene encoding transcription antitermination factor NusB, translating into MATRHHARMAVVSLLYAYDLGNGSIAEHTDEILEEKKIRNKQKDFALALFDGVMKNLETCDKAIIEHLKEWDFERLGSIERATLRLATYEILYGELDSAVVINEAVEITKAFGTEQSPKFINGVLDAISKDK
- the raiA gene encoding ribosome-associated translation inhibitor RaiA codes for the protein MNISLTGRHLELTEPIKAHMNTSIETLTKYNMDIISVNVVASTQTKKGKEHSVVEFVINLAHKNSVIIKQNDDDLYAAVDLAVARAQKALRRMHDKDTTHRKVGINEIKAENVNVKEEAEANEDEIVPVALDLYKPREVEDVLNDLKEGDKMFEIFLDNEDKTRVLYKRNDGKFGLY
- a CDS encoding pitrilysin family protein, which gives rise to MKKIIFTLIITGQLMIAATIEYIETNGLKVPVIFEQDKRLPLVTMQFIFQNSGSITNTDKAGLAKFSARVMGEGTKKMGSSAFAESLESKAIHIASSAGAETFVMEVGCLKEEFSEGLKKFDDLLKDPNFSKEAISKVKTTTLGSLSSKANDFDYVTSNELNAILFKGTPLANPSSGTIKSVESIKLEDVKQFVKEHLVSSRLIVVIGGDVDIDVTKKDIEKIIKAMPKGELTPLAHYDVTKTATESILKRDTQQAYVYFGSPYNIKYDSEDYYKARVATFILGTGGFGSRLMEEIRVKKGLAYSAYARVSVSKSSSYMTGYLQTKLDSLDEAQKTVKEVIAEFVKNGVTEDELDQTKKFLLGSEPLRVETMSQRLNRTFMEFYKGQDLGHSVKELELVKKLKLKDLNEFIKNHKEILEMSFAIVTK
- the recG gene encoding ATP-dependent DNA helicase RecG codes for the protein MKLTKDIETKFNKLGINFWCELALNIPHSYEDLTLHDSIQIGKAQLIDATVESVFRAPNTIQITFFSHNLGHSVNGVLFRPKPYMMHQFKVGDRDFFYGVIECKSGNCSMSMPRKTANVGAITPKYKSALRGDVMLRLIQNNLTLEKLMIEGVKEEIAQKILKLHLPSEHLINPKELDAKTIDAIKYLELFTYMKRLSAKRRYFEPIVKVDAEYKTWASSLPFELTAQQLDAIEDIKKDFNKDVASKRMVVGDVGSGKTMVILASAYMMLPYRSILMAPTTILANQLFEEAQKFLPNAKSVLVTNKSKKIDLNEYDFIIGTHALLYRELPDAGLVMVDEQHRFGTAQRNMLEKLVSSGVKKPHFLQFSATPIPRTQAMIETAHIDVSLITSTPFAKDITSRVIHKSDFKDLLHHIESEISKNKQVLLVYPLVEQSEVLEYQSIEEARGYWEKNFSGVYVTHGKDKQKEEVLLEFRQKGNILIATTVVEVGISLPRLTTVVIVGAERLGLSTLHQLRGRVSRTGLKGYCYLYTNQNKSDRLDRFVTTASGFDIANLDLKFRKSGDLLKGSSQSGSQFKWVDLAEDLEIVKSVKKDLVPTN